CATCCACGCCGTCAGCATTCAATCTGAACCAAGATCAAATTCTCACAGAAAAAAAACTCTTGAAAATCTGAGTTGTTTATTTTGCACCGCTTAAAGCGGTGCTTTATATGTAAGACAGGTAAACCTGTCCCACACAAGCTCTATTTATTATGCTTGCACATTGTCTCTCTTATACTGTCAAAACACTCTTTGCGACGCTCAGTGGCGCTCGCTATTTCTTACGCTTGATTCGCTTGTTTTTTACGCGTTTCGTTCGTAAGAAGTTACAAACATACAAAAAATAGGCGATTTATCGCAACCTCTTTTTTCCATTTTTTCTAATAATCCATCCACAAGTCATTAAAGAGGTGTTTTTTTGTTCGCATTGTTCCTTGCTTGAAGAGAAAAATTGAAAAAAAACGATCAATTTAAAGCGAATTCTCTTCTTCTTTCTTCGCTCGTCCTATCCGTTTAATCAAAAGGAAACGAGAGTTAAAAAGCCACCTTACGGAAAAGAAGAATCATAGACACCAAAACGCTTGATTTGATGCTTGATAACTCTGATAAACTGTATGATTAAAAATTTTTGACGGGGATTAACGGGTTTGATTAAGGAAGGAAGAGAGATCTTCTCTACTTCGCTCTCAATTATTTATATTATAATATATGGAATTATTTTTCAACTATTTATTTTAAATTTAAAAATAATTCAACAAAAAATTGAATAACTTTTACTCATCCACTTATTATTTATAGTAACAAATCAAACTCTTTTTATCAAGATTTTATTTTATTTTTAACCTAATATATAGACATGCCTTTTTATGGATTCCCATCAAAAAATCCTTCTATATTTAAGTCCTGGCATGTATATAAATTAAGATTTAAAAATTTTTATTTAGACGCTTATGCCTCGTAAAAGATCTAAAGAGCTTCCTCCCGGCACCTTTATTCCCTTTCCACAGCGTTTACTGGCCATTATTCAACTCTGCCTGGCCTTTAGCCTCATTTTATGGTATGCCACTCAGCCTTTTATGGGAGAGTATTTTTCCCTGCGCTCCAGAATGCTCCTTTATGAATATGTGATGGGCAATTCCGAAATTGTAAAAAAACAGCTCCATCAAGAAGACAAGCTTCAACGGCAAGCTCAGCGATTTGCTCGCCTGCCGCAAGCAGAACGGCAAAAAGTCCTCGAGGACTATCAAGCCCTTCACCTGTACGCCACTCGCCCGGCCTTAAAGAAAATAGAAGATGGCCTACGTGCTTTATTTTTGGAAGTCCCTCCTTTCGAACTAGCGTGGCTCTGCTTTTCCGTTGTCATTGCCGTCTTGCTCTTATTAAAAGTCGAAGGGGCTAAACAGGCAGCTTGGCTTCTTCCCTTAATTACCCTCACTTTTGCGTTGGATAACCGCTTAAATGGTCATCCTTCTTATCAATCTCCGGACTATGCGCTCTTTCCAACCGAATCTTTTTTAATTGAGCATTATTTAAAAGAACCGCTTGGTCACACGCCCTCTGAGCAGAAAGAACAGCTCCAGAAAGGATGGGAGCAGTATTTAGTCGAGCAGTGGTCTCCTCCGCTTTTAAAAGAAGGAATCTCTGGAAAACAGCAACTAGAAGAAGCAGAATACGCCTTTACGCTCGCGCGCTTAGATCGGCTGCATGGACAAGCGCCCTCCAATTGGTTAGTGACTTTTCGAGAACAGCTAAGTTCCTTTCGATTAGCTCTCTATCTGGCTTGGAATCTTTTTTTTGCGTGGATGATGAATCGCTCCAACGTTCGCTCGTCTGTTCCAGCAGTGAAACGGCCTTCCTAAGAGGGGTTAATCCCCCTCTTAATCGTTAAAAATCCTCTTCATAGCCTATAAAAACCGCTTGCCTCTCGTTGTACAAAAATCCATTTCTCTTCTTTCCTACTCCTTTAACTTTTCAAGCATGTAAAAAACAAAATTCAATTTATAAATTGAAAATCTTTACATTTCTCTCACAACAAATTTAATAAAAATTAATTAATAAAAACTAACTTAACCAACATTAAACTATTAAAATAATAATAGCGTTAGGAGTGATAAGGAATTTTTCAATTTCCCTATCAATAATGGATTTTCTTCAGCTCGTGCCATCGGAAAGTTTAACAATAAATACTTTTCCTCTTTCTCTTTCTTTTCAGGAAGAACTAGAAGAAAAGCTTAAGGACCTTTTAAAGCAGATGTCATTATTAAGAGATATAAAGAAAAGTTAGAGACGCTTACCGACAGGTTAGGCCTTCAATTGACATTTGAGAAGTGGTTATCCTCATATGGCGCTTACTAGCGATTTGAATAGACAGCAAGCCGCTCTTTAACAGAGCCGCTTGCTCATTGCCTTTCTATCCCTTAATCAGTTCAAAGATGCCTATTCCGGCTAAATAACCGATAAAGGCTGGGATGCCAATGCGGCGGAAATACCAGAAAAAGTCTACTTTTTCGAGCCCCATAAACGCCACACCTGCAGCCGAGCCAATAACCAAGATGCTTCCGCCCGTTCCGGCACAATAAGCAATCAAATCCCAAAAACTTGAGTCTGTCGGATATTGGGTCAGATCATACATTCCCATGACGGCAGCTACCAACGGCACGTTATCCACAACAGCTGACGCCAATCCGATCGCCACAGCAATCAGGTGAGAGTTGGAAATGGTATTATTCATCCAAGTTGCCAAGGCATCGAGTAGACCGGCTGTGTGCAGGGCATCAATGCTGAGCAAAATGCCCAAGAAGAATAAGACGCCTGCCACGTCAATTTGAGTCATGACATGCGGAACGCGCAAGTGGTAGCGTTCTTCGTATTCTTTATGAATGACATCCGTGACAATCCACATAATAGATAACCCCAGGATCATCCCCATAAAGGGAGGCAGCCCGGTGAGAATTTTGAAAACAGGCACAAAAATTAAGGACGCTACCCCCAGCCAGAAAATGACAGTCCCCATTGGCTCGATTTCTTCTTTTCCATTCTTGTTGGAAGGGGGAGTAAAGTCACCTTTCAAGGCAAAGCTTAAACAGAAAAGCGAAACGACCAAGCAAGTAAGGCTAGGTAAAAAGAGATCTAAAATAACTCTTAGGGTCGATAATTGCCCGCCAATCCATAGCATAGTCGTCGTAACGTCTCCAATAGGTGTCCAGGCTCCGCCTGCATTGGCAGCGATGACAATGGCACCTCCCATGATTAGCCTGTCTTCTCCCTTTTCGATCAGCTTGCTCATCAGTGTGACCATAATAATGGTCGTTGTAAGGTTGTCCAAGATGCAGGATAAAAAGAAAGTCAGAAAGCCGACAATCCACAAAAGCTTGCGCTTTGAAGTAATATTGATATAGTCGGAAATCAAGCGGAAGCCTTTATGGGCATTAATGATTTCAACAATGGTCAATGCACCCAGCAGAAAAAAAATAATCTGACTGATATTGGCCAAATGTTCGCCAAGAAATGACAGATTGCTTTCATGATTGAAAGCTTGACTGGTGAATTGCAGCGCCCAGCAAATGATGGCCATTAAGAGAGCAATCGACGTTTTATTAATTTTGCTGACATGCTCAATTGTAATCCCAATATACCCAATAATAAAGGTCATGATCATTAGAAGATCATACATATTTATATGCCCCATTTCTTTCAAAATCCTCTCTTAGAATTTTTTATAAAAAAGAGAATTATACGCGTCTTCGCAATTAATCAAACTTAAAAATAAACAAATCAAATAGAAATCTTAGGGTGTATTAAAACCGCTCATGGCCTAAATTCGCGTTCTTTTCTATGAGAATAGGCCACCAATTAGAAATAAGCCTGGATGCGAAGTTATTTCATCCTTAAGAACCTATCTGATCCATTAAGGATTTAACGATCAAATCCGCAAGAAGGCATCACAGAGGAAAGGAGAGGTTTCTTACAAGCAATCTGAAAGAATGGGGAATTTTTTCCAAGCAATCGCTGAGGGTTCTTTTCCCCCTCCTCTCTTCATTGTAAAAATCGTTTGGACGATGAAGCCAGCTTTTAATTCCTCGTCGATTCAGGCTGCCTATTTGCGCATTGACAATGGCAACAGCCGGAAGGAGTGGAAGCCTCTCTTTGAGGCGGAGGAGCAGAGACAACTTGAGGCAGAACGGCAGCTCGCGTATTAAATACAAAGCGATTCAATAAATAATTAACAGCAATCGAATAGGCCACGCCCATGACTAACGTTTTGGCCAAAACAATAGAAATATTAGTTAGGGTCAAAAGTGGGCCGTTGCACATAGAAATATTCGCTAGCGCTTTTAGCGCAATAACCGTCAGACTAACCAAATTAGCTGTTGCTAAAATGCTCAAATAGCGGCCGCCAACGGATTGAGGAGGATTGACTCCCAAATACCCGCCTATTATTCCTCCTATAAAACCCGCTGAAGGACATAGAGGACATATCATGATTGACTCCTAACTCAAGAATTTACTAAAGTTTTTTTAACTTAGCAATTTTTGATCTAAGCGTCAAGCAACCCTATAAGAGGATGCATTAAAACCGCTAGCGATTGGATGTGGGAGGCTTTTTCCCTAGGAAAAATAATCTCAAATATAGGCTATTATGCGTTTAATGTAGCCTTTAGGAGGCTGTGATCGAATTGCTAATTATCTATATTCAAGATTGTTTTTCCTATCGACCGCTTCCTAAGAAAAAGAATTTGAATCTAGGCCATTATGAATCGACAATAGTCCTTAACACTTTATAACCTTTTATTAAACGATGAGAGACTTCTTAACTTTACGCACAAGCCTATCTGAAACATTCATGAGGCGAGCTTTATGGCAAGGATTTAGCTTGGCTTTAATTGGAGTGCTGGGACTTATATACTGGGGAGCTTTTGCACGCCTTCACACGCTGCAAATGTGGGGCTTTTGGATTTTTATCGGCAGCCTTTTCCTTATTGCCATTGGATTGCTTCCCTATCGGCGCCTCTCTCTTTTACAGACCCATCCCAATGAATTGCAAGCCGTTGGGCTGGATTATTTAACCTTTCATGTCAAAGGCCAGAAGATAGTGACCATTCCCTTTAGCGCCATCGATCACTTTCGCTATAGCGAAGACGCCCGCAGGTATGGATTAGCTTTTTGGCTAAAGCCTCATTCTAAGGAGAAAGTTTTAATTTATTCAAAAAAAGGATTTGCCAAGTTGCGCAAGCCGCCGGCAAAAGCCCAAGGAGCGGATTTATTTTTTCCTTATTTCAGCCAGCGTTCTTACGAAGAGTTAAGAAAATGGCAGTTAGAGGGAGAAAATGAAGATGCGTAGAGAGGATCTTTTTATCTTTCTCGTATAGATTACAGCCCGCTTTGAACAATATCGTGCATTTGTAAAAGGCCTAAGACCTTAGATTGATCGTCAATAACGGGTAAGACCATGATGCGCTTTTGATAATCGGCTTCCATGAGCTTCATGGCATCCCAAGCCAGCACGTTAGGATCAATCCAGCGCGGATGCTGGGTCATGACGTCTTGCATGCGCATATCAAGTACCTGTCCGCCATATTTTTGCAAGGTACGCCTTAGATCGCCATCTGTAAAAATGCCCAATAGCTTCTGATTTTCGTCTGCTACCAAGATGCATCCGCAGCGCTTATTAGATAACTCAATGAGAGCTGATCCGAGTTTATCTTCTGGACGGCATAAAGGCACGCGCATTCCGGTCAACATCAGATCCTTCACTTTCAAGGTAATGCGTTTGCCAATGCGTCCGGAAGGATGATTCAGGGCATATTCGTCCAGGCTAAAATGTTTAAGTTGCATAAGAGCGACGGTGAGCAGATCCCCAAGCAACATTTGAAAGGTCGTTGACATGGTAGGCGCCATATCGAAAGGGCAGAGTTCGGACTGAAAAGGCAGTGTCAAAGCATAATGGCAGGCAGCTCCCAAGCGTGAGCTTGGATTGCACACAACCCCCACTAATGTCGCCCCCTTATTGCGAATGGCGGGAACTAAATTGAGCAACTCATCGCTTTCGCCGCTTTTGCTCAGCATAATAAAAATATCTTTTCCGGAGACCATACCGACATCTCCGTGCAAAGCATCAATCGGAGAAACGTAAAGAGCTCGTGTCCCTGTTGAAACCATAGTAAAGGCAATTTTTTTGGCAATGAGCCCGCTCTTTCCCACGCCGGTAAAAAAAATGATTCCTTTGCAACCGAGCAACATATCAATCAATTTTTCTACTTGCTCCAAATTTAAAGACTCAAAGTAGTGTTGAGTATAAATACGCTGCTTATCAAATATTTCTTTTAACATGCTAATCTAATATAGTAATCAAATTGAGGATTAAGCGTGGATTTTAAACTAGGAAGAGATTAGTCTCAAGATAGATTGTTTAAAAGAATCTTTATAGGGAGCAACGTATGGCGGCACACTTAATACCGATCACAGTAGCGGAAGGGGATGGGATCGGGCCTGAAATCATGTCAGCTACCTTGCATATTTTAACTGCAGCTGGCGCCCCTTTAGACATTAAAAAAGTAGAAATTGGAGAAAAAGTTTATTTAAGGGGGCAGCCTTCCGGCATCGATCCGTCTACATGGGAAACCATTCGTCAATCAAAAGCTTTTTTGAAAGCTCCCATTACCACGCCGCAAGGAGGGGGCTTTAAGAGCTTGAACGTAACAGTCCGTACAACGCTCGGCCTTTATGCCAACGTCCGGCCTTGCGTGGCGTATTATCCTTTTGTCGAGACCAAGCATCCAGGCATGAATATCGTCATTGTCCGCGAAAATGAAGAGGATCTCTATACAGGCATTGAATACCGTCAAACGCCGGACGTTTATCAAGCGCTCAAGACAATTACACGCCCAGGATGCGAAAAAATCATCCGCTATGCCTTTGAATATGCGCAAATGCATGAGCGTAAAAAAGTGACTTGCTTTACTAAAGACAACATTCTCAAATTAACGGATGGTTTATTCCATAAGATCTTCGAAGAGATCGGCACAGATTATCCACATATAGAGAAAGAGCATTGGATTGTCGACATCGGGGCTGCCAAATTGGCTGATACGCCGACAGCCTTTGACGTCATCGTCATGCCTAATTTATACGGAGACATTTTATCTGATGTCGCGGCTCAGATTGCCGGTTCTGTCGGTTTGGCGGGATCGGCTAATATTGGAACTTCGGGAGCTATGTTTGAGGCCATCCATGGCTCGGCTCCTCGCCGTGCAGGCCAGAATTTGGCCAACCCATCAGGCCTGCTTTTAGCCGCTATTCAGATGCTCGTTTATATTGAACAACCCGCAATAGCCGCTTTGATTCATAATGCCTGGCTAAAGACGCTAGAAGAAGGTATTCATACCTATGATATTTTTAAAGAGAAAACCAGCCGGCAAAAAGTAGGAACCAGAGAATTCGCCGAAGCAGTCATTCAACGCCTAGGGCAAAAACCCGATACTCTCCCTGCTGCGCATTACACGACGGCTAAGCGCATTGAACATGGCAAGCCCGCTTCCAATCGCTCTTCGATACAAAAAACCTTATTAGGCATAGATGTCTTTATCCAATGGCAAGAAGACGCAGACAAGCTCGCCGGCATCTTGCAAGACGCTTCCCCTTCTGCATTGTCCTTAAAAATGATCAGCAACCGCGGAGCCAAAGTTTGGCCGGAGAAAATGCCGGAGACAAGCTGCGTCGACAGCTGGCGCTGCCGTTTTATTTCTGCTCAAGGAGGCGCCCAAGTCACGCACCCTACCATTATTGATTTATTGCGTGCTTTGGCTGATAAGGGAATGGACATCACGCAAACGGAATATCTTTTTGCCTTCGATGGCCGGCCAGGCTATACCTTAGGGCAGGACGAACAGTGAAGCCTTAAAGTCCCCCCTTCTTTCAAGAGGGATTAAAATTCTCTAAAGGCAGCATCTTCATTTCTTCCAGAATATGCTGCTTTCCCCAATCAGCGACCCAATGCACAATAATGGCATCCGGATTGGGGCCTTGCGCCATGCGCCAGTTATAAATTTGAGGAAGCTCGAATACGTCGATCTTTTCCGTTCGGATTAAATCGGCTAAAAGATCCGAATCGCCGGGAAAACAAGCGTTTTTTTCTATAACGGCCTGCGTCCACTTGAGCATGACTGGAGACTGATAGCGAAAGGCAATAACGCCTGCATTATACGTCTTCTCGCCCGGTTGCAACAGCCCTTGCTTGAGGTAGTTTTTAAGTGCAAAATCCGGCTGTGGAGCAATGGAAAAGCCAATCTCGTCATCGCACGTTTCAAATAAAGGATAAACAGATCCCCTAACCTCGCAGTCCAAGTCCGTCCAAAGCGTATGAGAAAAAGGGCTTTGGATCATGGCAAAAGGCTTTTTAAGGCACATTCGGCGAACATTCCAAAATTCTTTATTATGGAAAAGCGCCTGCCAACGCTGCGCTAATTCGGGAGCAATCTTGTCTTGAGGAACCAAAAAATCGAGTGGCGCCGTCAAATCAATAAGCATTCCCCTTTGCCGGCACCATTGTGCGGCTGTTGCGGACATGCCAAAATCGGCAAAAACAACGGGAGTGGAATTATGCTTGCGGTAATGATACCACCACCAAGGCAGAAGCCATTCTAACTTTTGATCACTTGCAACCATTACACCCGGAGTATCTCGGATCTCCTCTTCTGACCGCCAACGGGCCATTTGCAAAGCGGATTGACTTTCCCCCATTTCCTTATTCCTTTTAAAGGGTATTAAAACCCACCATAGACAATGACAATTCGACAGTCTTTATGAAAGAAGTCATATTAGATAAAACAGGAACAAGAGACAATGAATTAAATGAAAGGGAAAGACATAACGCAAATAGAAGAAGAGCTGGGACAGACTCATCTTTAAGCTATTTGCTCCTGTTCCTTGACTTCTTCTCCATCCTTAATTTGAACTCGATTAATGATTTTGCTAATCAATTCATGGCCTTTTAACCGCTTCCAATGATTCTCCGCTGATGTAGCAAGCTTATAGACCATTGTAAGAGTCGCTAGGCGAGAGCCGCATCCCTTAGTCTGCCTTGTTCGATGCCTAATTGTTGCAAAAGTTGACTCGATTGGATTTGTTGTTCGAATATGCTGCCAATGCATGGCTGGAAAGTCATAAAAAGTCATGAGCTCTTGCTTGTCTTTTAACAAACATTCACAAGAAGAAGCTAATAAGACATTTAAGCGAGTGCATAAACATGTAGTCACAGAAGCTATGACTCAAGCTCAATGGTTACGGTTTTTCGAAGCTCTGGACAAAATTAATAGTCGGGATTGTCTTTTAGCTAAAATTGCCTTGCAGGGAGGAAAAAGGATAGGAGAAGTTTTATCCTTAACAGTCGATAAGATTGATTGGAATACTAATCAAATAACATTCAAGCAGCTTAAGACAAGGGGAGCTATAGAAGAGACAATTATAACTTATCCTCCCTCTATGATGAATGCGCTAAAGATCTATATAAGTGATCGGCAAGGATTGGTTTTTATCACACGAACGGGTAAACCTATTCCTCTTTGCCAATTGGCTTCAACTTTTGAAAAAGCAGGAAAGGCCGCAAACAGTCCTTTTAAAGTTACTCCTCACGTTCTTAGAGCCTCGACAGTAACCTATTTAAAGCAGCAAGGCTTTAGTGACAGCGATACTCAAAAGGTAACCGGTCACGCATCAAGCGAGATGGTTAACGCTTATGACAAGTCTTCTCGTGCAGATAATGCAAGCAAGAAAGTTAGCTTGGTATAAAGCTAGTAAAAATCAAATAAATTTACAAAAAGTATCTGATTGGATACAATTAAATTAGAACGAGTAACTAAATGTACGAAATTAAAATTTACAAAACAGCTAATGGAAAAGAACCTTATACTGAGTGGATAAAAGACTTAGATAGATTGGTTAGATCTAAGATTAATGCAAGAATCGCTAGGATTCGAGACTCTGGAAATTTTGGTGATTGCAAGCATTTTGATAGAATTATTGAACTTAGAATAGATTTTGGACCCGGGTATAGAGTTTATTGTGGTTTGGAAGAAAATACGCTTTTGATTTTGCTTCTGGG
This DNA window, taken from Candidatus Protochlamydia phocaeensis, encodes the following:
- the nhaD gene encoding sodium:proton antiporter NhaD, encoding MYDLLMIMTFIIGYIGITIEHVSKINKTSIALLMAIICWALQFTSQAFNHESNLSFLGEHLANISQIIFFLLGALTIVEIINAHKGFRLISDYINITSKRKLLWIVGFLTFFLSCILDNLTTTIIMVTLMSKLIEKGEDRLIMGGAIVIAANAGGAWTPIGDVTTTMLWIGGQLSTLRVILDLFLPSLTCLVVSLFCLSFALKGDFTPPSNKNGKEEIEPMGTVIFWLGVASLIFVPVFKILTGLPPFMGMILGLSIMWIVTDVIHKEYEERYHLRVPHVMTQIDVAGVLFFLGILLSIDALHTAGLLDALATWMNNTISNSHLIAVAIGLASAVVDNVPLVAAVMGMYDLTQYPTDSSFWDLIAYCAGTGGSILVIGSAAGVAFMGLEKVDFFWYFRRIGIPAFIGYLAGIGIFELIKG
- a CDS encoding KpsF/GutQ family sugar-phosphate isomerase, whose product is MLKEIFDKQRIYTQHYFESLNLEQVEKLIDMLLGCKGIIFFTGVGKSGLIAKKIAFTMVSTGTRALYVSPIDALHGDVGMVSGKDIFIMLSKSGESDELLNLVPAIRNKGATLVGVVCNPSSRLGAACHYALTLPFQSELCPFDMAPTMSTTFQMLLGDLLTVALMQLKHFSLDEYALNHPSGRIGKRITLKVKDLMLTGMRVPLCRPEDKLGSALIELSNKRCGCILVADENQKLLGIFTDGDLRRTLQKYGGQVLDMRMQDVMTQHPRWIDPNVLAWDAMKLMEADYQKRIMVLPVIDDQSKVLGLLQMHDIVQSGL
- a CDS encoding NADP-dependent isocitrate dehydrogenase, giving the protein MAAHLIPITVAEGDGIGPEIMSATLHILTAAGAPLDIKKVEIGEKVYLRGQPSGIDPSTWETIRQSKAFLKAPITTPQGGGFKSLNVTVRTTLGLYANVRPCVAYYPFVETKHPGMNIVIVRENEEDLYTGIEYRQTPDVYQALKTITRPGCEKIIRYAFEYAQMHERKKVTCFTKDNILKLTDGLFHKIFEEIGTDYPHIEKEHWIVDIGAAKLADTPTAFDVIVMPNLYGDILSDVAAQIAGSVGLAGSANIGTSGAMFEAIHGSAPRRAGQNLANPSGLLLAAIQMLVYIEQPAIAALIHNAWLKTLEEGIHTYDIFKEKTSRQKVGTREFAEAVIQRLGQKPDTLPAAHYTTAKRIEHGKPASNRSSIQKTLLGIDVFIQWQEDADKLAGILQDASPSALSLKMISNRGAKVWPEKMPETSCVDSWRCRFISAQGGAQVTHPTIIDLLRALADKGMDITQTEYLFAFDGRPGYTLGQDEQ
- a CDS encoding tyrosine-type recombinase/integrase; translated protein: MTQAQWLRFFEALDKINSRDCLLAKIALQGGKRIGEVLSLTVDKIDWNTNQITFKQLKTRGAIEETIITYPPSMMNALKIYISDRQGLVFITRTGKPIPLCQLASTFEKAGKAANSPFKVTPHVLRASTVTYLKQQGFSDSDTQKVTGHASSEMVNAYDKSSRADNASKKVSLV
- a CDS encoding type II toxin-antitoxin system RelE/ParE family toxin, with the translated sequence MYEIKIYKTANGKEPYTEWIKDLDRLVRSKINARIARIRDSGNFGDCKHFDRIIELRIDFGPGYRVYCGLEENTLLILLLGGDKNQQQKDISKAKEYWENHLSSKKAKK